A region from the uncultured Holophaga sp. genome encodes:
- a CDS encoding cysteine peptidase family C39 domain-containing protein has translation MAHRALGELLEVNAGLGQRQALEQWVKVAEAQSLGGLLTEKLSLAKESLGYMQNSPETAYRCGPTALAYLKATEDPKAFADSRIQHFLSSEQGTSLAKNAGWAEQLGLKVQMAKRWAGGEFPVPSLLHFRSGHFAAAMYARNGRVLVQDPALGDTWVPRSILEQESTGYALIPAGALPKGWTAVSKAEGEKVWGKGAWGPGRPDDTRPDSRRFGTQLLSSSPGGVRVSYLANLVDLNVEIPVVDYAPAKGPRIDLSVTYNHREYGQPETFDYCNLGSKWTFTFLTCLKDDTTNPDFNVTLCNPGGGGLIFQSRGDGTYLPEGYTQAQLVRQPNNTYTIEYLDGHKDFYEAADRGWGLRRIILTRRQDQKGLEAKFGWDAMLRLVSITDADGQVTRLSYENAADPLKLTQVVDPRGRTTRFEYDEQGRLVRTVDSEGRASNFSYGLDSKRPGVGLDFINHIETPAGSLSIRAGEGLVGPSYRRWLEAERGDGTLERLEGGAGYAYEIDPEQFPKAPELDTETQHPLSVSARESFFWGAGAYRGGQPDYSAAHHIRWGHGPGGYSSGIVLSEKAPGEARHWYIHAGDFWGGVFPGAHTDRYPLTPEGLSRMAPKGAAASALLPVCDGNRNLVTRDYWVRSDGSLGVKTQQFDAKGQAVVVPSLAVSR, from the coding sequence TTGGCTCATCGGGCCTTGGGAGAACTGCTGGAGGTGAACGCTGGCCTGGGGCAGCGGCAGGCCCTGGAGCAGTGGGTGAAGGTGGCTGAGGCCCAGAGCCTTGGGGGGCTTTTGACGGAGAAGCTTTCTCTTGCCAAGGAGAGCCTGGGCTACATGCAGAACAGCCCGGAGACAGCCTATCGCTGCGGTCCGACCGCTTTGGCCTATCTCAAGGCCACTGAGGATCCGAAGGCTTTTGCGGATTCGCGTATCCAGCACTTTCTGAGCAGCGAGCAAGGGACCAGTCTCGCGAAGAATGCTGGGTGGGCCGAGCAGCTCGGCCTCAAGGTCCAGATGGCCAAGCGCTGGGCAGGGGGGGAATTCCCCGTGCCCAGCCTCCTGCACTTCCGCTCCGGGCATTTCGCGGCTGCCATGTACGCCCGAAATGGCCGTGTGCTGGTTCAGGATCCAGCCCTGGGTGACACCTGGGTTCCTCGGAGCATCCTGGAGCAGGAAAGCACCGGTTACGCACTCATCCCTGCTGGGGCGCTTCCCAAGGGGTGGACCGCGGTGAGCAAGGCCGAGGGGGAAAAGGTGTGGGGCAAGGGGGCCTGGGGTCCCGGTCGCCCAGATGATACCCGTCCTGACAGCAGGCGCTTTGGCACCCAGCTGCTTTCGAGCAGTCCGGGTGGTGTTCGGGTCTCCTACCTTGCCAATCTGGTGGACCTGAATGTCGAGATACCGGTGGTGGACTATGCTCCCGCCAAGGGCCCCAGGATCGACCTGAGTGTGACTTACAACCACCGGGAATACGGTCAGCCCGAGACCTTCGACTACTGCAACCTCGGCTCCAAGTGGACCTTCACCTTCCTGACTTGCCTGAAGGACGACACCACAAACCCTGACTTCAACGTGACCTTGTGCAACCCCGGAGGCGGGGGGCTGATCTTCCAGAGCCGGGGGGATGGGACCTATCTGCCCGAGGGTTACACCCAGGCCCAGCTGGTCCGGCAGCCCAATAATACCTACACCATCGAATACCTGGACGGGCATAAGGACTTCTATGAGGCTGCGGACCGTGGATGGGGCCTGCGTCGGATCATTCTGACGCGCCGTCAGGACCAGAAGGGCCTGGAAGCGAAGTTTGGATGGGATGCCATGCTGCGCCTGGTGTCCATCACCGATGCCGACGGTCAGGTCACCCGCCTGAGCTATGAGAATGCCGCTGACCCCCTGAAGCTCACCCAGGTGGTGGATCCCAGGGGGCGTACTACCCGCTTTGAATACGACGAGCAGGGGCGCTTGGTGCGTACGGTGGATAGCGAAGGGCGAGCCAGCAACTTCAGCTATGGCCTGGACTCAAAGCGCCCTGGCGTGGGTTTGGACTTCATCAACCATATCGAAACACCCGCGGGTTCCCTGTCCATCCGGGCGGGTGAAGGTCTTGTGGGGCCCTCCTATCGGCGCTGGCTCGAAGCCGAGAGGGGAGACGGGACCCTGGAGCGCCTTGAGGGAGGCGCGGGCTATGCTTACGAGATCGACCCCGAACAGTTTCCCAAGGCCCCGGAACTGGATACGGAAACCCAACACCCCCTCTCTGTATCAGCCCGGGAGTCGTTCTTCTGGGGGGCAGGGGCCTATCGCGGTGGCCAGCCGGACTATTCTGCAGCCCACCATATCCGTTGGGGCCATGGACCCGGAGGCTATTCCTCGGGGATCGTCCTGAGTGAGAAGGCGCCGGGTGAGGCGCGACACTGGTATATCCATGCAGGAGATTTCTGGGGAGGGGTTTTCCCGGGTGCTCATACGGATAGATACCCACTCACGCCCGAGGGGCTGTCCCGAATGGCGCCCAAGGGGGCAGCGGCGAGTGCCCTGCTGCCCGTGTGTGACGGAAATCGGAACCTGGTGACCCGGGATTATTGGGTGCGGTCGGATGGAAGCCTGGGGGTGAAGACCCAGCAGTTCGATGCGAAGGGGCAGGCCGTGGTGGTTCCTTCCCTTGCGGTGTCCAGATAG